Proteins co-encoded in one Megalops cyprinoides isolate fMegCyp1 chromosome 1, fMegCyp1.pri, whole genome shotgun sequence genomic window:
- the LOC118789694 gene encoding myc-associated zinc finger protein-like has protein sequence MDAAWSNFLFQTTPTQTQVEATLQSDLLPVLTGSAQNPPTEHIAPPPSTVDTAALNEEPLPVKPVTRPARPAHICPLCNKQFKNSYNLRRHQSVHTGIRMKDKAAREREEGAKEGAAAAGGRVERQTVPLSLLHLSVPPPLPPPAMSVPHPPALGNQDGEVVAMSITAATVAMAAPPPPSAAVVVAGATVQRSANPSPNPVRKNHACEACGKAFRDVYHLNRHRLSHSDEKPYSCPICQQRFKRKDRMSYHVRSHQGGVEKPYVCPHCAKGFSRPDHLNSHVRQVHSKERPFKCETCESAFATRDRLRAHMIRHEEKVPCHICGKLLSAAYITDHMRVHNQSQHHACHLCNRSFTTLTYLRVHAQKHHGQEWKESGGQRGGFGGTGPGGVLVCQLCGVHCKTPTQLQGHMGTHNNPQTTPSPITTTTVSSSSISLGNMVSGPSVFVSGNTGVGLLVSDCSGIAPQSHS, from the exons ATGGATGCTGCTTGGAGTAATTTTCTGTTTCAG ACTACACCCACCCAAACCCAAGTGGAAGCAACTCTCCAATCAGACCTCCTCCCAGTCCTCACAGGCTCTGCCCAGAACCCACCCACAGAGCACATAGCTCCACCTCCTTCCACAgtggacactgctgctctgaatgAAGAACCTTTACCTG TGAAGCCAGTGACTAGGCCAGCTCGCCCTGCCCATATCTGTCCCCTGTGTAACAAGCAGTTCAAGAACAGCTACAACCTGCGGCGTCACCAGTCAGTCCACACAGGGATTCGCATGAAGGACAAagctgccagagagagggaggaaggagcgAAGGagggagcagctgcagcaggagggcGAGTGGAGAGACAGACTGTCCCTCTTTCTTTGCTGCACCTGTCAGtacctccccctctcccccctcctgccATGTCAGTTCCTCATCCGCCTGCTCTGGGAAATCAAGATGGTGAAGTGGTTGCCATGTCAATCACTGCAgccactgttgccatggctgctccacctcctccttctgctgctgtagtgGTTGCTGGGGCAACGGTGCAG CGCTCTGCGAACCCTAGCCCAAACCCAGTGCGCAAGAACCACGCCTGTGAAGCCTGTGGGAAAGCTTTCCGGGATGTGTACCACCTGAACCGACATCGCTTGTCCCACTCAGACGAGAAGCCTTACTCCTGCCCCATCTGCCAGCAGCGCTTCAAGAGGAAGGACCGCATGAGTTACCATGTACGCTCACACCAAGGCGGGGTGGAGAAGCCGTACGTCTGCCCCCACTGTGCCAAGGGCTTCTCACG ACCTGACCATCTCAACAGTCATGTTCGACAGGTCCACTCAAAGGAGAGACCCTTCAAATGCGAG ACCTGTGAGTCTGCATTTGCAACACGGGACCGGCTGCGAGCTCACATGATCCGGCATGAGGAGAAGGTGCCATGTCACATATGCGGCAAGCTGCTGTCAGCTGCTTACATCACTGATCACATGAGGGTGCACAACCAGTCACAGCACCATGCTTGTCACCTCTGCAACCGCA GTTTTACTACTCTCACCTACCTTcgtgtgcatgcacaaaaacaccatgGTCAGGAGTGGAAGGAGAGTGGAGGTCAAagaggggggtttgggggaacAGGACCTGGAGGTGTCCTGGTGTGTCAACTCTGCGGAGTGCACTGCAAGACCCCCACCCAGCTGCAAGGCCATATGGGTACTCACAACAACCCCCAGACCACTCCTAGCCCCATTACCACTACCACAGTATCCAGCAGCTCCATCTCCCTGGGAAACATGGTTTCTGGTCCCAGCGTGTTTGTTAGTGGAAACACAGGGGTGGGCCTGCTGGTTTCAGATTGCTCTGGCATAGCCCCCCAGTCCCACAGCTAG
- the cdipt gene encoding CDP-diacylglycerol--inositol 3-phosphatidyltransferase — MAEENIFLFVPNLIGYARIILALLAFYLMPCCPIPAVVCYLLSALLDAFDGHAARALNQGTKFGAMLDMLTDRCATMCLLVNLALLYPSYTFLFQFSMSLDIASHWLHLHSSMMKGASSHKTIDLSGNPILRLYYTSRPVLFVMCMGNELFFSLLYVLHHFEEPHVSLQWLLGICGVVCILKSGISLLHLVTAARNMAAIDIAEREKERGKTE; from the exons ATGgctgaagaaaacattttccttttcgTTCCAAATTTGATTG GTTATGCTCGTATCATCCTTGCTCTGCTGGCCTTCTACCTCATGCCATGTTGCCCCATTCCAGCAGTAGTGTGCTACTTGCTGAGCGCCCTGTTGGATGCTTTTGATGGGCATGCTGCTCGTGCCCTCAACCAAG GTACCAAGTTTGGTGCAATGCTTGACATGCTGACAGACCGCTGTGCCACCATGTGCCTGTTGGTAAACCTTGCTCTGCTCTACCCTTCCTATACCTTCCTCTTCCAATTTAGTATGAGCCTGGATATTGCAAGCCACTGGCTGCATCTGCACAG TTCGATGATGAAAGGAGCCTCAAGCCATAAGACGATTGATCTCTCTGGGAACCCCATCCTCAGACTGTACTACACCTCTAGG CCGGTGCTGTTTGTGATGTGTATGGGCAATGAGCTCTTCTTCTCCTTACTCTACGTCCTTCATCACTTCGAGGAGCCACATG TGTCCCTACAGTGGCTGCTGGGAATCTGTGGGGTGGTATGTATTCTGAAGTCTGGGATCAGCCTGCTGCATCTTGTCACTGCTGCCAGGAACATGGCTGCCATTGATATTGCtgaaagggagaaggaaagaggcaAGACAGAATAA